The nucleotide window GGCGTTCGCTCTAAGGTGCGTTTTACCGCTTCTACAATGACCGCTAGCGGTTCGGCCATACTTTCCCGAATTTCAGGACCCTTAATCGTGACCGTTCGAGGCAGCCCGGAGAGTAAGTGTAAGCCGCGCACCTCCATCATGGAGTCATCATCTTCATGAGTGGGATAGGCCGAACCAATCTGAATTTTGATGTCCTCAGCGGTGCGCTCCCCAATTACCAGGTTATGCACCTTTTTCATGTACTGAATAATCGCTTCGTTCAGTTCATCTCCAGCCACGCGCACGGATTCGCTCAATACAGTTCCTTGCAAACTCAGAACGGCGACCTCGGTCGTTCCTCCGCCAATATCGATAATCAGGTTGCCCGTTGGCTCCGCCACGGGTAACCCCGCACCGATCGCCGCTGCTACCGGCTCATCAATTAAATAGACATCCCTAGCCCCCGCTTGAGCAGCAGCCTCCATAACGGCACGGCGTTCCACCCCAGTCACTCCCGAGGGGATGCCGATCACAATTCGCGGCGATACTAAGGTTCGGCCCTCATGCACCCGACGGATAAAGTGCTTGAGCATGAGTTCAGCCGTATCGAAATCTGCAATAACGCCATCACGCAGGGGACGCAGAGCAATAACATTTCCAGGCGTCCGGCCCAGCATTTTTTTTGCATCCTCTCCCACTGCTAATGGCACTTTTTCGTCTTTATCAATGGCAACCACAGAGGGTTCTTGCAGAACAATACCTTTACCAGATACATAAACAAGGGTATTCGCGGTACCGAGGTCGATACCCATATCCCGGGATAGGGAAAAGCGATTGAACAGACCCACTGGTTTCTACGCCCCCAAAACGTGATGCTGTGCGACTATAACAATGTAACAGAAATGTAACCGAGGTGGATTCTAGTACGTTTTTTGTTTTGAGTCTAGTCCAGGGGGAAAAATTTTTTATTCCCACTGATTCCCTCCACCAAGGGTGCAACTATAATCCCAAGTCCTCTGGACGAAATCCGGATAAAACCCTTTTTGAAGACAGCGATCGCTGATTGGGCCTTCTTGAAATTAGCAAAAATCCCCAAATTTTCAGCTCCCTTTTGGTCCATGCAAGCCCCTCTACTTTCGACCTTGAATGGGCGATCGCTTTATATAGGCTATAAAGAGTCTTATCCCTGTTTGGCAATACCATTATTCCCTATGCTTCCTTTTATGGAGTTCTTATTAGAAAAATACAGTAGATTTGTGATTTCCTAACTAGGATAACTGACT belongs to Laspinema palackyanum D2c and includes:
- a CDS encoding rod shape-determining protein gives rise to the protein MGIDLGTANTLVYVSGKGIVLQEPSVVAIDKDEKVPLAVGEDAKKMLGRTPGNVIALRPLRDGVIADFDTAELMLKHFIRRVHEGRTLVSPRIVIGIPSGVTGVERRAVMEAAAQAGARDVYLIDEPVAAAIGAGLPVAEPTGNLIIDIGGGTTEVAVLSLQGTVLSESVRVAGDELNEAIIQYMKKVHNLVIGERTAEDIKIQIGSAYPTHEDDDSMMEVRGLHLLSGLPRTVTIKGPEIRESMAEPLAVIVEAVKRTLERTPPELAADIIDRGIMLAGGGALLRGLDTLISHETGIVTHVAADPLSCVVLGTGRVLENFKQLERVFSGRSRNM